One genomic region from Neoarius graeffei isolate fNeoGra1 chromosome 4, fNeoGra1.pri, whole genome shotgun sequence encodes:
- the LOC132884405 gene encoding E3 ubiquitin-protein ligase RNF182, which yields MSNKSDSEGVVYTVEELECKICYSRYDARARKPKLLACLHRVCARCLKKMAEMESSPGTVSCPFCRHQTHVPDEEIWLLQDDSNILAILSYQERVRKSGSMPVGEVLLTPNSLSGGEIGASGEAGGGGEQAHSSSDCLVITIMEVPGESASPDSTGMLNMVRLYRPASLDSLPCHVPVQKWRAWTSHSVPRFVMGFLCLLYFSSLPLGIYLLMIQHLTLGVILVSLVPSTLVLCVFYGFCQCLCHEIMEAIAT from the coding sequence ATGAGTAACAAGTCGGACTCAGAAGGCGTGGTCTATACGGTGGAAGAGCTAGAATGCAAGATATGCTATAGCCGCTATGATGCACGCGCTCGCAAGCCTAAGTTACTGGCGTGCCTGCACCGTGTCTGTGCTCGGTGCCTCAAGAAGATGGCCGAGATGGAATCGTCACCTGGTACCGTCAGCTGCCCATTCTGCCGCCATCAGACGCACGTGCCTGATGAGGAAATCTGGCTCCTGCAGGATGACAGTAACATCCTGGCCATCCTCTCCTACCAGGAGCGAGTGAGGAAGAGTGGCTCAATGCCTGTAGGTGAGGTTCTGCTCACCCCAAACAGTCTAAGTGGGGGAGAAATAGGTGCAAGTGgagaagcaggaggaggaggagagcagGCTCATAGTTCCTCAGATTGCCTGGTCATCACCATCATGGAGGTTCCAGGCGAGTCAGCTTCACCCGACTCCACCGGCATGCTGAACATGGTGCGTCTGTATCGACCGGCTAGCTTGGACTCGCTGCCATGCCATGTGCCTGTGCAGAAATGGCGCGCGTGGACGTCGCACTCTGTGCCGCGTTTTGTCATGGGCTTCCTCTGCCTGCTGTACTTCAGCTCGCTGCCCCTGGGCATCTATCTGCTCATGATTCAGCACCTCACACTGGGAGTGATCCTGGTCAGCCTGGTCCCCTCTACCCTCGTCCTCTGCGTGTTCTACGGCTTCTGTCAGTGCCTGTGCCATGAGATCATGGAGGCCATTGCCACATAG
- the zgc:109913 gene encoding regulator of G-protein signaling 9-binding protein, with protein sequence MNRWRRSVGEIQARKRLVNECEQAQAAFNKLAACFQQMATCLGSNTDSSLLRDELEETRGQAHKICTGLHRRLLGLMVETEQGQDDREQVERLWVLLLLALENFQQDLKRVTALQELFPVTLQKDRQALVNTGAFGAGTEVAGRAATVQSPWVVTEHLEKPDLKGHVLEIETLLQEMLQRVNVPLWSVKPMQKAWAEGTQLEEEEEDVLEEMMEVEVVSQDGKSGCCSHFNSRLRCIFCLLN encoded by the exons ATGAATCGGTGGCGGAGGTCGGTGGGAGAGATCCAGGCCAGGAAGAGGCTAGTGAACGAGTGTGAGCAGGCACAGGCCGCCTTCAACAAACTCGCCGCCTGCTTCCAGCAAATGGCCACCTGCTTAGGGAGTAACACAGACAGCAGCCTTCTGCGAGACGAGCTGGAGGAAACCAGGGGACAGGCGCATAAAATATGTACAG GGCTGCACCGGAGGCTGCTGGGGCTGATGGTTGAGACCGAGCAAGGCCAGGACGACCGTGAGCAGGTCGAGCGCCTCTGGGTGCTGCTCCTGTTGGCCTTGGAGAACTTCCAGCAGGACCTCAAGAGGGTCACCGCACTCCAGGAGCTCTTTCCTGTCACTCTGCAGAAGGACAGACAGGCTCTGGTTAATACAGGTGCCTTTGGAGCAGGCACTGAGGTGGCGGGTCGTGCTGCCACGGTTCAGAGCCCCTGGGTGGTGACAGAGCACTTGGAGAAGCCAGACCTGAAAGGTCACGTGCTGGAGATCGAGACCCTGCTCCAGGAAATGCTGCAGAGGGTAAACGTGCCACTATGGTCAGTGAAGCCAATGCAGAAAGCCTGGGCTGAGGGAACGCAgttagaggaggaggaggaggatgtctTGGAGGAGATGATGGAGGTAGAGGTGGTGTCACAGGACGGAAAATCAGGCTGCTGCAGTCATTTCAACAGCAGACTAAGATGTATATTCTGTTTACTCAACTAG
- the ube2c gene encoding ubiquitin-conjugating enzyme E2 C, producing the protein MASQNLDPAAAASTAALKGNEMAGSVSKGSVTKRLQQELMTLMVSGDKGISAFPESDNLFKWIGTIDGAQGTVYDGLRYKLSLEFPSGYPYNAPRVKFITPCFHPNVDENGFICLDILKEKWSALYDVRSILLSIQSLLGEPNNDSPMNSAAAELWDNQEAFKAHLHATYKN; encoded by the exons ATGGCCTCTCAGAACCTGGATCCTGCTGCAGCTGCTTCTACAGCCGCGTTAAAAGGAAACGAAATGGCCGGAAGTGTGTCCAAGGGCTCTGTGACTAAAAG GCTTCAGCAAGAGCTGATGACGCTCATG GTGTCAGGAGACAAGGGAATTTCGGCGTTCCCCGAGTCGGACAATCTCTTCAAATGGATTGGCACAATAGATGGTGCTCAGGGAACG GTGTACGACGGTTTGAGGTATAAGCTGTCATTGGAGTTTCCTAGCGGATACCCATACAACGCTCCTCGCGTTAAATTCATCACTCCTTGCTTTCATCCAAATGTCGACGAGAACGGGTTTATTTGCTTAGacattctgaaagagaaatggtcTGCTCTGTATGACGTTCGATCCATTCTGCTGTCCATTCAGAGTTTACTTGGAG AACCCAACAATGATAGCCCTATGAACTCTGCAGCTGCAGAATTATGGGATAACCAAGAAG cCTTCAAAGCCCATTTGCACGCAACCTACAAAAATTGA